In Thermococcus bergensis, one DNA window encodes the following:
- a CDS encoding DNA replication complex subunit Gins51 produces the protein MDLAKLRELLEMELSSNELISLDDEFYKEFDSLVKALKLRAESSKERGEELEEKLYLAEMNVAEKLIKEILRVRLHKIVDMVFEGRPHNLAGEERKIFSLLLAFVNREQIPMEEEFEVVEEEVEEKIPESGKQIWEAYLILEDIPKVMDERLREYGPFKAGDLVTLPRTLGHVLVQREAARRVSISH, from the coding sequence TTGGATCTTGCAAAGCTCAGGGAACTTCTGGAAATGGAGCTATCTTCAAACGAACTGATTTCCCTAGACGATGAATTTTACAAAGAGTTTGACAGCCTTGTAAAGGCATTAAAGCTTAGGGCAGAGTCTTCCAAGGAGAGGGGGGAAGAACTCGAAGAAAAGCTATACCTTGCAGAGATGAATGTTGCGGAAAAGCTTATCAAAGAAATACTCCGTGTGAGGCTCCATAAAATAGTTGACATGGTCTTTGAGGGAAGGCCCCACAATCTTGCAGGTGAAGAGAGGAAAATCTTCTCTCTGCTTCTAGCGTTTGTAAACAGAGAGCAGATACCTATGGAAGAAGAATTTGAAGTTGTTGAGGAAGAAGTTGAAGAAAAAATTCCCGAGAGCGGGAAGCAGATTTGGGAAGCTTATCTTATTCTCGAAGATATTCCAAAGGTCATGGACGAACGCTTGAGGGAATATGGACCCTTCAAGGCAGGAGATCTAGTTACTCTTCCGAGAACCCTTGGGCATGTTCTAGTTCAGAGAGAAGCGGCTAGAAGGGTGAGCATTTCCCATTAG
- a CDS encoding DNA polymerase sliding clamp, translated as MPFEVVFDGAKDFASLIDTASNLIDEAAFKVTEEGISMRAMDPSRVVLIDLNLPAGIFTKYEVEAEETIGINMDHFKKILKRGKSKDILILKKGEENFLEVTLEGTAKRTFRLPLIEVEELELELPELPFTVKAVVLGEVLKEAVKDASLVSDSIKFIAKPNEFIMRAEGETQEVEIKLTLEDEGLLDLEVEEETKSAYGVSYLADMVKGIGKADEVVLRFGNEMPLQMDYPIRDEGRLTFLLAPRVEE; from the coding sequence ATGCCATTCGAGGTAGTTTTTGATGGGGCAAAGGATTTTGCAAGCTTGATAGACACGGCAAGCAATTTAATTGATGAAGCTGCCTTTAAAGTTACAGAAGAAGGCATATCAATGAGAGCTATGGATCCAAGCAGAGTTGTTTTAATTGACCTTAACCTCCCAGCTGGAATCTTTACCAAATATGAGGTCGAGGCAGAGGAAACAATTGGCATTAATATGGATCACTTCAAGAAAATTCTCAAGAGAGGAAAGAGCAAAGATATACTCATTCTCAAGAAAGGTGAGGAGAACTTCCTTGAGGTAACACTCGAAGGAACCGCAAAAAGGACATTCAGACTTCCCCTCATTGAAGTTGAAGAGCTCGAGCTCGAGCTTCCTGAGCTTCCATTCACTGTAAAAGCTGTTGTTCTAGGTGAGGTCCTAAAAGAGGCAGTTAAAGATGCTTCCCTTGTTAGCGACTCCATAAAGTTCATTGCCAAGCCAAATGAGTTCATTATGAGGGCAGAGGGCGAGACTCAAGAAGTTGAGATAAAGCTCACACTGGAAGACGAAGGCCTGCTCGACCTTGAAGTTGAGGAAGAAACTAAGAGCGCCTATGGTGTCAGCTACCTCGCAGATATGGTCAAGGGAATTGGAAAAGCCGACGAAGTCGTTCTCAGATTCGGAAACGAAATGCCCCTCCAGATGGACTATCCAATCAGAGACGAAGGAAGGCTTACGTTCTTACTTGCTCCGAGAGTTGAGGAGTGA
- a CDS encoding transcription factor S → MKFCPKCGSIMLPDKKKGVFVCRKCGYEEPLDPEAASRYRITQKVKHEREDIPVIEQDVATLPKVKITCPKCGNDEAYWWEMQTRAGDEPSTIFYRCTKCGHTWRSYE, encoded by the coding sequence TTCTGTCCAAAGTGTGGGAGCATAATGTTACCGGATAAGAAAAAGGGAGTTTTTGTGTGCAGGAAGTGCGGGTATGAGGAGCCACTTGATCCAGAAGCTGCTAGCAGATACAGGATAACGCAAAAAGTTAAACACGAAAGGGAGGACATACCTGTTATTGAGCAGGACGTAGCTACACTTCCAAAGGTAAAAATAACCTGTCCGAAGTGCGGTAACGATGAAGCCTACTGGTGGGAAATGCAAACAAGGGCGGGAGATGAACCTTCAACGATCTTCTACCGCTGTACAAAGTGTGGCCACACATGGAGGAGCTACGAGTAG